Proteins encoded within one genomic window of Sphaerisporangium krabiense:
- a CDS encoding amidohydrolase family protein: MRYIALEEAFAIPELAARQPATPMRIRVTGEYAELCGRRLPDFEEYRLPDMDAHGVEIQVLSLTVPGIQADTDARKAVDNAAFANDFLAEAVARHPSRFRGFAALPMQDPAAAVAELERCVRDLGFVGALVNDHTQGRYLDDPAYEQVWSALEELGVPLYLHPGSVPADDWHVMRGRPEMYGASWSWQAETGGHAMRLVYAGVFDRHPRATLILGHLGEFLPFQRSRLDSRYRTLRVDAPLNRMPSEYIGTNILLTTSGVLAPEAVEAAVLTAGADAVMFSVDYPYEDTAAAVASVEKANLSDEVKEKVAHGNARRVLGL, translated from the coding sequence ATGCGTTACATCGCCCTGGAAGAGGCGTTCGCGATCCCCGAGCTGGCCGCGCGCCAGCCCGCCACCCCGATGCGCATCCGCGTGACCGGCGAGTACGCCGAGCTGTGCGGGCGCAGGCTCCCCGACTTCGAGGAGTACCGCCTGCCCGACATGGACGCCCACGGCGTCGAGATCCAGGTGCTGTCGCTGACGGTGCCCGGCATCCAGGCCGACACCGACGCTCGCAAAGCCGTGGACAACGCCGCGTTCGCCAACGACTTCCTCGCCGAGGCCGTCGCCCGCCATCCCTCCCGGTTCCGCGGGTTCGCCGCGCTGCCGATGCAGGACCCGGCGGCCGCGGTGGCCGAACTGGAGCGCTGCGTGCGGGACCTCGGTTTCGTGGGCGCCCTGGTCAACGACCACACCCAGGGACGGTACCTGGACGACCCGGCGTACGAGCAGGTGTGGAGCGCGCTGGAGGAGCTCGGGGTGCCGCTCTACCTGCACCCGGGCTCGGTGCCCGCCGACGACTGGCACGTCATGCGCGGCCGGCCCGAGATGTACGGCGCGAGCTGGAGCTGGCAGGCAGAGACCGGCGGCCACGCGATGCGCCTGGTCTACGCGGGGGTGTTCGACCGGCACCCGCGGGCGACGCTCATCCTCGGCCACCTCGGCGAGTTCCTGCCCTTCCAGCGCTCCCGCCTGGACTCCCGGTACCGCACCCTGCGCGTGGACGCGCCGCTGAACCGCATGCCGTCGGAGTACATCGGCACCAACATCCTGCTGACCACCAGCGGCGTGCTCGCCCCCGAGGCGGTCGAGGCGGCGGTGCTCACCGCCGGCGCCGACGCGGTGATGTTCTCCGTCGACTACCCCTACGAGGACACCGCGGCGGCGGTGGCGTCGGTCGAGAAGGCGAACCTCTCCGACGAGGTCAAGGAGAAGGTCGCGCACGGCAACGCCCGCCGCGTGCTCGGCCTGTGA
- a CDS encoding aldehyde dehydrogenase family protein encodes MELYQHRWASRSDLDPFVVNDPADGSPITRVRPHSGEEIGQAVERVAAGQAVWASRPPAERARALNAVAGTLRAHAEEIARIETRENGKPLDQARGDVFACVGLFDFFAGAIVAEHGQARHTPFSLDTTELVPYGVVGAIIPFNWPPIHTGGKLAPALAAGNAVVLKPGEQTPMTPTRICELVAEVLPDDVVSVVHGGPEQGRILVTHPGVRKVAFTGSPGAGRAVIQAAAVNHTPTLMELGGKNCLIVCEDADLHSAVAWAVEGAFFNQGEACTAASRILVQESVREEFVSLFARATERLVVGSGARPGTHVGPVVTAAQRDRILDHIRIGVSEGATVRAQAPLPADPGLAGGYYVAPTVLDGVTRDMRVAREEIFGPVTAIMGFAGDDEAVAIANDTEYGLIAGVFSADVSRAMAICGRLEVGMTLVNNYNRMLTGSPFGGVKASGYGREHTLETLREYGYPRLLRVPNGRTPVPRWQALEGPAS; translated from the coding sequence GTGGAGCTCTACCAGCACCGATGGGCGAGCCGCAGCGATCTCGACCCCTTCGTCGTCAACGATCCCGCCGACGGCTCGCCCATCACCCGGGTCCGCCCGCACAGCGGCGAGGAGATCGGCCAGGCCGTCGAACGCGTGGCCGCCGGCCAGGCGGTGTGGGCGTCCCGGCCTCCCGCCGAGCGGGCCAGGGCGCTGAACGCCGTCGCCGGCACGCTCCGCGCCCACGCCGAGGAGATCGCCCGGATCGAGACCCGGGAGAACGGCAAGCCGCTGGACCAGGCGCGCGGCGACGTGTTCGCCTGCGTCGGCCTGTTCGACTTCTTCGCCGGAGCCATCGTCGCCGAGCACGGCCAGGCCCGGCACACGCCGTTCTCGCTCGACACCACCGAGCTGGTGCCGTACGGGGTGGTCGGCGCGATCATCCCGTTCAACTGGCCGCCGATCCACACCGGAGGCAAGCTGGCGCCGGCCCTGGCGGCCGGCAACGCCGTCGTGCTCAAGCCCGGCGAGCAGACCCCGATGACGCCGACCCGCATCTGCGAGCTCGTCGCCGAAGTGCTCCCCGACGACGTGGTGTCGGTGGTGCACGGCGGGCCGGAGCAGGGCCGGATCCTGGTGACCCACCCGGGCGTCAGGAAGGTGGCGTTCACCGGCTCGCCGGGCGCGGGCCGGGCCGTCATCCAGGCGGCGGCGGTCAACCACACCCCGACCCTGATGGAGCTCGGCGGCAAGAACTGCCTGATCGTCTGTGAGGACGCCGACCTGCACTCGGCCGTGGCCTGGGCCGTCGAGGGGGCCTTCTTCAACCAGGGCGAGGCCTGCACCGCCGCGTCGCGGATCCTGGTCCAGGAGTCCGTGCGCGAGGAGTTCGTGTCGCTGTTCGCGCGGGCCACCGAGCGGCTGGTCGTCGGCTCGGGCGCCCGGCCGGGCACGCACGTCGGCCCGGTGGTCACCGCCGCCCAGCGCGACCGGATCCTCGACCACATCAGGATCGGCGTCTCCGAGGGCGCGACGGTCCGCGCGCAGGCGCCTCTGCCCGCCGACCCCGGCCTCGCGGGCGGGTACTACGTCGCCCCCACCGTCCTCGACGGGGTGACCCGCGACATGCGCGTCGCCCGCGAGGAGATCTTCGGGCCGGTGACCGCGATCATGGGCTTCGCCGGCGACGACGAGGCCGTCGCGATCGCCAACGACACCGAGTACGGCCTCATCGCGGGCGTCTTCTCCGCGGACGTCTCGCGGGCGATGGCGATCTGCGGCCGCCTGGAGGTCGGCATGACCCTGGTCAACAACTACAACCGCATGCTGACCGGAAGCCCCTTCGGCGGCGTGAAGGCCAGCGGCTACGGCCGGGAGCACACCCTGGAGACGCTGCGCGAGTACGGCTACCCCCGGCTGCTGCGCGTCCCGAACGGCAGGACGCCGGTCCCGCGCTGGCAGGCGCTCGAGGGGCCGGCGTCGTGA
- a CDS encoding acetyl-CoA C-acetyltransferase, with protein MPEAVIVAAARSPIGRARKGALAAMRPDDLAVQMVEAALAKVPGLDRHDIDDLMLGCAQPAGESGHNLARAVAVLAGMDHLPGVTVNRYCSSSLQTTRMAFHAIRAGEGEVFVSAGVETVSRYGQGVADDLPGTHNPRLAAAERRTRDRIDEAGPWTDPRGTGAPPDLYITMGQTAENVAQHAEVSRRDQDAFAVRSQNLAEKAIADGFFAREISPVTLPDGTVVTADDGPRPGVTLEAVSALKPVFRPGGTVTAGNCCPLNDGAAALVVMSDAKAAELGLTPLARIVATAVSALSPEIMGLGPVDACRRVLARAGMTIGDVDLVEINEAFAAQVIPSARALGVGEDKLNVNGGAIALGHPFGMTGARITATLINALRSRDRQIGLETMCVGGGQGMAMLLERLS; from the coding sequence ATGCCGGAAGCAGTGATCGTCGCGGCCGCGCGGTCGCCGATCGGACGCGCGCGCAAGGGGGCGCTGGCCGCGATGCGGCCCGACGACCTCGCCGTCCAGATGGTCGAGGCGGCGCTGGCCAAGGTGCCCGGGCTGGACCGGCACGACATCGACGACCTGATGCTCGGATGCGCCCAGCCGGCCGGGGAGTCGGGCCACAACCTGGCGCGCGCGGTGGCGGTGCTGGCCGGCATGGACCACCTGCCCGGTGTGACGGTCAACCGCTACTGCTCCTCCAGCCTGCAGACCACCCGCATGGCCTTCCACGCCATCAGGGCCGGCGAAGGCGAGGTGTTCGTCTCCGCGGGCGTGGAGACGGTCAGCCGCTACGGCCAAGGCGTGGCCGACGACCTGCCCGGCACGCACAACCCGCGCCTGGCCGCCGCCGAACGCCGCACCCGGGACCGGATCGACGAGGCGGGCCCCTGGACCGACCCCCGCGGGACGGGCGCGCCGCCCGACCTCTACATCACCATGGGTCAGACCGCCGAGAACGTCGCCCAGCACGCCGAGGTGTCGCGGCGCGACCAGGACGCCTTCGCCGTGCGCAGCCAGAACCTCGCCGAGAAGGCCATCGCCGACGGGTTCTTCGCCCGCGAGATCAGCCCGGTCACACTGCCCGACGGCACCGTGGTCACCGCCGACGACGGGCCGCGCCCGGGCGTCACCCTGGAGGCGGTGAGCGCGCTGAAGCCGGTCTTCCGCCCCGGCGGCACCGTCACGGCGGGCAACTGCTGCCCGCTCAACGACGGCGCCGCGGCCCTGGTCGTCATGAGCGACGCCAAGGCCGCCGAACTGGGCCTGACCCCGCTGGCCAGGATCGTCGCCACCGCGGTGTCGGCCCTGTCCCCGGAGATCATGGGCCTCGGCCCGGTGGACGCCTGCCGGCGGGTGCTCGCCCGCGCGGGCATGACGATCGGCGACGTCGACCTCGTCGAGATCAACGAGGCGTTCGCCGCCCAGGTGATCCCCTCGGCGCGGGCGCTCGGCGTCGGCGAGGACAAGCTCAACGTCAACGGCGGGGCCATCGCCCTCGGGCACCCCTTCGGCATGACGGGGGCCCGGATCACCGCCACGCTCATCAACGCGCTGCGCTCCCGTGACCGCCAGATCGGCCTGGAGACCATGTGCGTGGGCGGCGGCCAGGGCATGGCGATGCTCCTGGAGCGCCTGTCGTGA